From Flavobacterium sp. 102, a single genomic window includes:
- a CDS encoding nucleoside deaminase, with protein sequence MENPFTDEYFMKKALQEAELAFEKGEIPVGAVIVIDNKVIARTHNLTEMLNDVTAHAEMQAITSAANFIGGKYLKGCTLYVTLEPCQMCAGALYWSQISKVVFGASDEQRGFQNLGTQLHPKTQVIKGILAQEASDLMVRFFASRRK encoded by the coding sequence ATGGAAAATCCTTTCACCGACGAGTATTTTATGAAAAAAGCTTTGCAGGAAGCTGAACTGGCTTTTGAAAAAGGCGAAATTCCGGTCGGAGCCGTAATTGTAATCGATAATAAAGTCATCGCAAGAACACACAATCTTACCGAAATGCTCAACGATGTTACTGCTCATGCCGAAATGCAAGCCATTACTTCGGCAGCGAATTTTATCGGTGGAAAATACTTAAAAGGCTGTACTTTATATGTTACTTTAGAACCATGTCAAATGTGTGCCGGAGCATTGTATTGGAGTCAAATTTCTAAAGTAGTTTTCGGCGCTTCAGATGAGCAACGTGGTTTTCAAAATTTGGGCACACAACTTCATCCGAAAACCCAAGTAATTAAAGGGATTTTGGCCCAAGAAGCTTCGGATTTAATGGTGCGCTTTTTTGCTTCTAGAAGGAAATAA
- a CDS encoding 1-deoxy-D-xylulose-5-phosphate synthase, whose product MVKKLLEQINNPADLRKLDVAQLPELAAALREFIIDIVSVKEGHLGASLGVVELTIALHYVFNTPEDLLVWDVGHQAYGHKILTERRTKFDTNRQLGGLSGFPKRSESVYDTFGVGHSSTSISAALGMAIASQLKGENKHHIAVIGDASIASGMAFEGLNHAGVTDADLLVILNDNAIGIDPSVGALKNYLTAVKEGKNPKQNNIIKSLNFNYSGPIDGHDLPTLIKELERLKKVKGPKFLHLITTKGKGLQKAEEDQVKYHAPGKFDAATGEIHKTSTENLAPKFQDVFGLTLVELAKNNPKIIGITPAMPSGSSMKFMMDAFPKRAFDVGIAEQHAVTLSAGMATQGMVVFCNIYSTFLQRAYDQVIHDVALQNLPVIFCLDRAGLVGEDGATHHGVFDIAYLRCIPNLIIYAPKDEIDLQNILYTASLGLKHPIAIRYPRGRGKNTDWKLPTDFQKIEIRKAEKLKKGKKIAVLSTGTIAYNVTAAINEIEDSGNIAHYHFGFIKPLDEKKLHKICDKFSTIITVEDGVTTGGFGSAILEFSAKNDYVNEIYLCGVPDYFIEHGTVDELQQFCNIDVDGLKSLFSTLLEEEEED is encoded by the coding sequence ATGGTTAAAAAATTGCTTGAACAGATTAACAATCCCGCTGATTTGCGAAAATTAGACGTAGCTCAATTGCCCGAATTGGCGGCAGCGTTGCGCGAATTTATTATTGATATTGTTTCGGTAAAAGAAGGTCATCTCGGAGCGAGTTTGGGTGTAGTCGAATTGACGATTGCTTTGCACTATGTGTTTAATACGCCCGAAGATTTATTGGTTTGGGATGTTGGCCATCAAGCTTATGGTCATAAAATTTTAACCGAAAGAAGAACCAAATTCGATACCAATCGCCAACTCGGCGGACTTTCCGGTTTTCCTAAACGAAGTGAAAGTGTTTATGATACTTTTGGCGTTGGCCATTCTTCTACTTCAATTTCTGCCGCTTTGGGTATGGCGATTGCTTCCCAATTGAAAGGCGAAAACAAACACCATATTGCGGTAATCGGTGATGCTTCTATTGCCAGCGGAATGGCATTTGAAGGTTTGAATCATGCCGGTGTAACTGATGCAGATTTATTGGTAATTTTAAACGATAATGCTATCGGAATTGACCCAAGTGTTGGTGCCTTGAAAAACTATTTGACTGCGGTTAAAGAAGGCAAAAATCCGAAGCAGAACAACATAATTAAATCGTTGAACTTTAATTATTCGGGGCCGATTGACGGTCATGATTTGCCAACATTAATCAAAGAATTAGAGCGACTCAAAAAAGTAAAAGGACCGAAGTTTTTACACCTCATCACCACCAAAGGGAAAGGCTTACAAAAAGCCGAAGAAGACCAAGTGAAGTATCACGCGCCTGGAAAATTTGATGCCGCTACGGGAGAAATTCACAAAACTTCTACCGAAAATCTGGCGCCGAAATTCCAAGATGTTTTTGGGTTAACCTTGGTTGAATTGGCTAAAAACAATCCGAAAATCATTGGAATCACACCGGCAATGCCCAGCGGAAGTTCAATGAAATTTATGATGGACGCTTTTCCGAAACGCGCTTTTGATGTTGGGATTGCCGAGCAACACGCCGTAACCCTTTCCGCCGGAATGGCTACGCAAGGCATGGTTGTTTTTTGCAACATTTATTCGACCTTTTTACAACGCGCTTATGACCAAGTGATACACGATGTGGCTTTGCAAAATCTTCCGGTAATTTTTTGTTTAGACCGCGCAGGATTAGTGGGTGAAGATGGCGCAACGCATCACGGTGTTTTTGATATTGCTTACTTGCGCTGTATTCCGAATTTGATAATTTATGCGCCGAAAGATGAAATCGATTTACAAAATATACTTTACACCGCTTCGTTAGGTTTGAAACATCCTATTGCGATTCGATATCCTCGTGGTCGAGGAAAAAATACCGATTGGAAATTGCCGACGGATTTTCAAAAAATTGAAATCAGGAAAGCGGAGAAATTGAAAAAAGGTAAAAAAATAGCCGTTTTATCCACCGGAACGATTGCCTATAATGTTACTGCAGCTATTAACGAAATAGAAGATTCCGGTAATATTGCGCATTATCATTTTGGGTTTATCAAGCCTTTAGACGAAAAGAAACTACACAAAATCTGCGACAAATTCTCCACCATCATTACAGTCGAAGATGGTGTCACCACCGGTGGTTTTGGAAGCGCGATTTTGGAGTTCTCCGCCAAAAATGATTATGTCAACGAAATTTATCTTTGTGGCGTACCCGATTATTTTATCGAACATGGCACTGTTGACGAGCTGCAACAATTCTGCAACATTGATGTTGATGGTTTAAAATCGCTTTTTTCTACTTTACTCGAGGAAGAGGAAGAAGATTAG
- a CDS encoding DNA cytosine methyltransferase, with translation MKIVSFFAGAGGLDLGFEKAKKISIKNIA, from the coding sequence ATGAAAATAGTTTCTTTTTTCGCAGGTGCGGGTGGTTTAGATTTAGGTTTTGAAAAAGCTAAAAAAATTTCAATTAAAAATATTGCATAA
- a CDS encoding deoxyguanosinetriphosphate triphosphohydrolase yields MTWEQLLSLKRQGDTGKRLRIEQDDTRLGFEVDYDRIIFSSAFRSLQDKTQVIPLSKTDFVHTRLTHSLEVSVVGRSIGRLVGKKIIEKYPYLKEIHGYHMNDFGAIVAAAALAHDIGNPPFGHSGEKAIGEYFSIGKGQQYKDQLTPKQWQDLIDFEGNANGFSVLTSSRPGIEGSLRLSYATLGAFTKYPKESLPKKPTKNIADKKYGFFQSDVAFFKEVAEELGMISNKTGADVGYERHPLAFLVEAADDICYTIIDFEDGINLGLVSEDYALEYLIKLVKDTIDAAKYQTLTTKEDRISYLRALAIGNLINDAVRVFVENEEAILKGEFHFALTDKSKYKAQMDDIIKLSVKNIYQSREVIEKELSGYQIINNLLDKFITAYNNTYDGKATNYDKLLMKILPEKHHLEKESLYERLLHICHFISMLTDGKAVELNKIVTA; encoded by the coding sequence ATGACCTGGGAACAACTTTTATCTTTAAAACGCCAAGGCGACACCGGCAAAAGATTGCGCATCGAACAAGACGACACGCGTCTCGGCTTTGAAGTCGATTATGATCGTATTATCTTTTCGTCAGCTTTCAGAAGTTTACAAGATAAAACCCAAGTGATTCCATTATCCAAAACCGATTTTGTGCACACAAGGTTAACGCACAGTTTGGAAGTTTCGGTAGTTGGTCGTTCCATAGGAAGATTGGTTGGCAAAAAAATCATTGAAAAATACCCGTATCTAAAAGAAATCCATGGATATCACATGAACGATTTCGGGGCCATTGTTGCCGCAGCCGCATTGGCACACGACATTGGCAATCCACCATTCGGACATTCAGGGGAAAAAGCAATTGGTGAATATTTTTCAATTGGAAAAGGCCAACAATACAAAGACCAATTAACGCCAAAGCAATGGCAAGATTTAATCGATTTTGAAGGCAATGCCAATGGGTTTTCAGTATTGACGAGTTCTCGTCCGGGAATTGAAGGCAGTTTGCGTTTGTCGTATGCAACATTGGGTGCTTTTACCAAATACCCGAAAGAAAGTTTGCCTAAAAAACCCACCAAAAATATAGCCGATAAAAAATATGGTTTCTTTCAATCTGATGTTGCTTTTTTCAAAGAAGTTGCCGAAGAATTGGGCATGATTTCCAACAAAACCGGAGCAGATGTGGGTTATGAACGCCATCCGTTAGCGTTTTTAGTAGAAGCCGCCGATGATATTTGTTACACGATAATCGATTTTGAAGACGGCATCAATCTCGGCTTAGTTTCCGAAGATTACGCATTAGAATATTTAATCAAATTGGTCAAAGACACCATTGACGCCGCAAAATACCAAACGTTAACCACCAAAGAAGACCGAATCAGTTATTTGCGCGCGTTAGCCATTGGCAACTTAATCAACGATGCTGTTCGTGTGTTTGTTGAAAATGAAGAAGCGATTCTGAAAGGAGAATTCCATTTCGCTTTGACCGATAAAAGCAAGTACAAAGCCCAAATGGATGACATCATTAAGCTAAGTGTAAAGAACATTTACCAAAGCCGCGAAGTGATTGAAAAAGAGCTTTCGGGTTACCAAATCATCAATAATTTGTTGGACAAATTCATCACGGCTTACAACAATACGTATGATGGCAAAGCCACAAATTACGATAAATTGTTAATGAAAATCCTTCCCGAAAAACACCATTTGGAAAAAGAAAGTCTCTATGAAAGATTGCTTCATATTTGTCATTTCATCTCGATGTTAACCGATGGAAAAGCGGTGGAGTTGAATAAAATAGTGACGGCTTAA
- a CDS encoding GNAT family N-acetyltransferase gives MISTVRTTSDNKDFGDLVIQLDAYLRILDGEDHAFYAQFNKSNLLKNALVCYENDLAVGIGAYKEYDSETVEIKRMYTLPEYRGKGIAKAIVTELELWAKEEGYQFAILETGYLQKDAIGLYQKLGYEIIDNFGQYIGVENSVCMKKSLN, from the coding sequence ATGATTTCAACGGTCAGAACCACTTCGGATAACAAAGATTTTGGGGACTTAGTCATCCAACTCGATGCTTATTTGAGAATTCTGGACGGTGAAGATCACGCCTTTTATGCCCAATTTAATAAAAGCAATTTGCTTAAAAATGCATTAGTTTGTTATGAAAATGACCTAGCGGTTGGCATTGGTGCTTATAAAGAATACGATTCCGAAACCGTTGAAATCAAACGAATGTACACGTTGCCCGAATACCGAGGCAAAGGAATCGCGAAAGCCATTGTAACCGAATTAGAACTTTGGGCGAAAGAAGAAGGTTATCAATTTGCCATACTCGAAACCGGTTATCTCCAAAAAGACGCCATTGGGTTATACCAAAAATTAGGCTATGAAATCATAGATAATTTTGGACAATACATTGGTGTTGAAAACAGCGTTTGCATGAAGAAAAGTCTAAATTAA
- a CDS encoding RDD family protein, producing MEQRKPFTVSDELLASHSQRFLNLLIDTVMQLILFFIVLVFIVAKAEASGDKSFVNSLPTNTLAQYTITTCIALFYYNVFEIFSARTVGKWITQTIVVDQNGEKPHNEMILMRSLCRLIPFNALSIIGFPARTWHDSISKTYVVDKRALEAEKRLFYTATTPNEE from the coding sequence ATGGAACAACGAAAGCCGTTTACAGTATCTGATGAACTTTTAGCTTCACACAGTCAAAGGTTTCTGAATTTATTAATCGATACCGTAATGCAACTCATCTTGTTCTTTATAGTCTTGGTTTTTATTGTGGCCAAAGCCGAAGCCAGTGGCGACAAGAGTTTTGTGAACAGTTTGCCGACCAATACTTTGGCACAATACACCATTACTACTTGTATCGCGCTGTTTTATTACAATGTTTTTGAGATATTCTCTGCCAGAACAGTTGGAAAATGGATCACCCAAACCATAGTAGTTGATCAAAACGGAGAAAAACCCCATAACGAAATGATTTTAATGCGTTCGTTGTGCCGATTGATTCCGTTTAATGCGTTGTCTATCATCGGTTTTCCGGCTCGCACTTGGCACGACAGCATTTCGAAAACCTATGTTGTTGATAAAAGAGCATTGGAAGCAGAAAAGCGATTGTTTTATACCGCAACAACGCCTAACGAAGAATAA
- a CDS encoding ribonucleoside-diphosphate reductase subunit alpha yields MYVVKRDGHKEPVMFDKITDRIKKLCYGLNELVDAVKVAMKVIEGLYDGVTTSELDNLAAETAASMTVTHPDYAQLAARIAVSNLHKNTNKSFSETMNEMFHYVNPRTNQQAPLLSEEVHQVIQENAEFLNSHIIYNRDFNYDYFGFKTLERSYLLKINGKIVERPQHMLMRVSVGIHLNDLESVIETYDLMSKKFFTHATPTLFNAGTPKPQMSSCFLLSMKDDSIDGIYDTLKNTAKISQSAGGIGLSIHNVRATGSYIRGTNGTSNGIVPMLRVFNDTARYVDQGGGKRKGSFAIYLETWHADIFEFLDLKKNTGKEEMRARDLFFAMWTSDLFMKRVEEDAQWTLMCPNECPGLCDVYGDEFEAMYTSYEAQGKGRKTVKARELWEKILESQIETGTPYMLYKDAANRKSNQKNLGTIRSSNLCTEIMEYTSEDEIAVCNLASISLPMFVSNNKFDHELLFNVTKRVTRNLNKVIDRNYYPVKEAENSNMRHRPVGLGVQGLADAFILLRMPFTSDEAKQLNQEIFETLYFAAVTASMEMAKEEGPYSSFKGSPISEGLFQHNLWNIKDEELSGRWDWASLRKEVVKHGVRNSLLVAPMPTASTSQILGNNEAFEPYTSNIYTRRVLSGEFIVVNKHLLTDLVERGLWDETLKQEIMRNNGSVQGIERIPEDLKELYKTVWEMSMKDIIDMSRHRGYFIDQSQSLNLFMQDANYAKLTSMHFYAWKSGLKTGMYYLRTKAAVDAIKFTLNNDKKAEPILSEPEAVGVEVVAPNETGEMTAEDFAAMVEQARAAAANGGDDCEMCGS; encoded by the coding sequence ATGTACGTAGTAAAGAGAGACGGTCACAAAGAACCGGTAATGTTTGACAAAATCACAGATAGAATTAAAAAACTATGCTATGGTTTGAATGAATTGGTAGACGCTGTAAAAGTAGCGATGAAAGTTATTGAAGGTTTGTACGATGGAGTAACTACTTCTGAATTAGATAACCTAGCTGCGGAAACAGCCGCATCAATGACAGTAACACACCCGGATTACGCTCAATTAGCCGCTCGTATTGCGGTATCTAACTTACATAAAAATACCAATAAATCGTTCTCAGAAACAATGAACGAAATGTTTCACTATGTAAATCCTAGAACGAACCAACAAGCACCATTGCTTTCAGAGGAAGTACATCAAGTTATTCAGGAAAATGCCGAGTTTTTAAACTCTCACATCATATACAACCGTGATTTTAACTACGATTACTTTGGTTTCAAAACCTTAGAGCGTTCGTATTTGTTAAAAATCAACGGTAAAATCGTAGAACGTCCACAACACATGTTAATGCGTGTGTCGGTTGGAATTCACTTAAACGACTTAGAATCGGTAATCGAAACTTACGACTTAATGTCGAAAAAGTTCTTTACCCACGCAACACCAACATTATTCAACGCAGGAACACCAAAACCACAAATGTCGTCTTGTTTCTTGTTGTCGATGAAAGATGACAGCATCGATGGTATTTACGATACATTAAAAAACACGGCGAAAATTTCGCAATCAGCCGGTGGAATTGGTTTGTCAATTCATAACGTTCGTGCAACCGGTTCGTACATTCGTGGTACAAACGGAACCTCCAACGGAATCGTTCCAATGTTGCGTGTATTCAACGACACCGCGCGTTACGTTGACCAAGGCGGCGGAAAAAGAAAAGGAAGTTTTGCCATTTATTTGGAAACTTGGCATGCCGATATCTTCGAATTCCTAGATTTGAAAAAGAACACCGGAAAAGAAGAAATGCGTGCGCGTGATTTATTTTTCGCGATGTGGACCTCAGATTTGTTCATGAAACGCGTAGAAGAAGATGCGCAATGGACTTTAATGTGTCCAAATGAATGTCCGGGATTATGTGATGTTTACGGCGATGAGTTTGAAGCGATGTACACCTCATACGAAGCACAAGGAAAAGGAAGAAAAACGGTAAAAGCACGTGAACTTTGGGAGAAAATCCTCGAATCACAAATCGAAACCGGAACACCATACATGTTGTACAAAGATGCCGCGAACAGAAAATCGAACCAAAAGAATTTGGGAACCATTCGTTCGTCTAATTTGTGTACTGAAATCATGGAATACACGTCTGAAGACGAAATTGCCGTTTGTAACTTGGCTTCCATTTCGTTGCCAATGTTTGTCAGCAACAACAAATTCGACCACGAATTGTTATTCAACGTAACCAAACGCGTAACCCGCAACTTGAACAAAGTAATCGACAGAAATTACTATCCGGTAAAAGAAGCTGAGAACTCTAACATGCGTCACCGTCCGGTTGGATTAGGCGTACAAGGTTTGGCCGATGCGTTTATTTTATTGAGAATGCCATTCACCAGCGATGAAGCGAAACAATTAAACCAAGAAATATTCGAAACCTTATACTTCGCCGCCGTAACCGCTTCCATGGAAATGGCAAAAGAAGAAGGACCTTATTCAAGCTTTAAAGGTTCGCCAATTTCAGAAGGTTTGTTCCAACACAACCTTTGGAACATCAAAGACGAAGAATTATCAGGCCGATGGGATTGGGCAAGTTTGCGCAAAGAAGTAGTAAAACATGGTGTGAGAAACTCATTATTGGTAGCACCGATGCCAACGGCTTCTACGTCTCAAATCTTGGGGAACAACGAAGCTTTCGAACCTTATACTTCTAACATTTACACGCGTCGTGTATTGTCGGGAGAATTTATTGTGGTAAACAAACACTTGTTGACCGACCTAGTAGAAAGAGGCTTATGGGACGAAACTTTGAAGCAAGAAATCATGCGCAACAATGGTTCCGTGCAAGGCATCGAAAGAATTCCGGAAGACTTAAAAGAACTCTACAAAACCGTTTGGGAAATGTCGATGAAAGACATTATTGATATGTCACGCCACAGAGGTTATTTCATTGACCAATCGCAATCGTTGAACTTGTTTATGCAAGATGCCAACTATGCGAAACTAACGTCAATGCATTTCTATGCTTGGAAAAGCGGCTTGAAAACCGGTATGTATTACTTAAGAACCAAAGCTGCGGTTGACGCCATCAAGTTCACTTTGAACAACGATAAAAAAGCCGAACCAATCTTATCCGAACCGGAAGCGGTAGGCGTTGAAGTAGTAGCACCAAACGAAACCGGAGAAATGACCGCCGAAGATTTTGCCGCGATGGTAGAACAAGCCAGAGCCGCTGCCGCAAATGGTGGTGATGATTGCGAAATGTGTGGATCGTAA
- a CDS encoding ribonucleotide-diphosphate reductase subunit beta, with protein sequence MAAIEPILQENKNRFVIFPIKHHDIWDWYKKMEASFWTAEEIDLHQDLSDWNNKLSNDEKYFIKHILAFFAASDGIVNENLAENFVNEVQYPEAKFFYGFQIMMENIHSETYSLLIDTYVKDEAEKNQLFNAIDVFPAVKKKADWAMKWISSDSFAERLIAFAAVEGIFFSGAFCSIFWLKKRGLMPGLTFSNELISRDEGVHCDFAVHLHNHHLVNKVSKARITEIITDALTIEREFITESLPVSLIGMNANLMTQYLEFVADRLLVELGCKRVYNSNNPFDFMDMISLQGKTNFFEKRVAEYQKAGVMSKDTDDQKISFDADF encoded by the coding sequence ATGGCTGCTATCGAACCAATATTACAAGAAAACAAAAACCGCTTCGTGATTTTCCCAATCAAACATCATGATATTTGGGATTGGTATAAAAAAATGGAAGCCAGTTTTTGGACGGCCGAGGAAATCGACTTGCACCAAGATTTATCCGATTGGAATAACAAGTTGAGCAACGATGAAAAATATTTCATCAAACATATTTTAGCTTTTTTCGCCGCTTCTGACGGAATTGTAAATGAAAATTTGGCCGAAAATTTTGTAAATGAAGTACAATATCCGGAAGCCAAGTTTTTCTACGGTTTCCAAATCATGATGGAAAACATCCACAGCGAAACTTATTCGTTGTTGATTGATACCTATGTAAAAGACGAAGCCGAGAAAAATCAATTGTTCAACGCCATTGACGTTTTTCCTGCCGTTAAGAAAAAAGCCGATTGGGCAATGAAATGGATTAGTTCCGATTCATTCGCCGAAAGACTAATCGCTTTCGCAGCCGTAGAAGGAATTTTCTTTTCAGGCGCTTTCTGTTCGATTTTCTGGTTGAAAAAACGTGGTTTAATGCCGGGATTGACCTTTTCAAACGAATTAATTTCTCGTGACGAAGGCGTTCACTGCGATTTTGCCGTGCATTTGCACAATCACCATTTGGTAAATAAAGTGTCTAAAGCCAGAATTACCGAAATCATCACTGACGCTTTGACTATCGAAAGAGAATTTATCACTGAGTCGCTTCCGGTAAGTTTGATTGGGATGAACGCCAATTTAATGACACAATATCTAGAATTTGTAGCCGACAGATTATTAGTTGAGCTTGGGTGCAAAAGAGTTTACAATTCTAATAATCCTTTCGATTTCATGGATATGATTTCGTTACAAGGAAAAACCAATTTCTTTGAAAAACGCGTAGCTGAATACCAAAAAGCAGGCGTAATGTCAAAAGATACCGACGATCAAAAAATCAGTTTCGACGCTGATTTTTAA
- a CDS encoding aspartate kinase, with the protein MRIFKFGGASVKDAEGIKNVFSVLEKVGHEDTLLVISAMGKTTNALELVIKNYFEKSNELHSSLQEVKKYHYQILMDLFEDEEHDVYFAVNSHFADLEYFIRSSKSPNYNYVYDQVVSYGEILSTTIVSHYFNQAGLKNNWIDVRNFIKTDNTYRDANVDWEKTQQLISKGVKKKALNITQGFLGSDENNFTTTLGREGSDYTAAIFAYCLNAESVTIWKDVPGVMNADPRYFENAILLNQISYREAIELAFYGATVIHPKTLQPLQKKEIPLHVKSFINPLLPGTSVSKGKDLEPHTPCYIVKRDQLLISLSSIDFSFIMEENISEIFALFHQYKMKVSLIQNSAISFSVSIEDKFGNFNELKAILSKKFKVAYNENVSLYTIRHFNKEAAEMVEKGKTVLLKQISRETMQVVTKE; encoded by the coding sequence ATGAGAATTTTCAAATTTGGGGGAGCATCAGTAAAAGATGCTGAAGGTATTAAAAACGTATTTAGTGTATTAGAAAAAGTAGGTCATGAAGACACGCTTTTGGTGATTTCCGCCATGGGAAAGACCACTAATGCTTTAGAATTAGTAATCAAGAATTACTTCGAGAAGTCGAATGAATTGCATTCCTCACTACAAGAAGTCAAGAAGTACCACTACCAAATTTTGATGGATTTATTTGAAGACGAAGAACACGATGTGTATTTCGCGGTAAATAGTCATTTCGCCGATTTAGAATATTTTATCAGAAGCAGCAAATCGCCTAATTACAACTATGTTTATGACCAAGTTGTGAGTTATGGGGAGATTCTTTCCACTACGATTGTCAGTCATTATTTCAATCAAGCCGGTTTAAAAAACAATTGGATTGATGTTAGAAATTTTATCAAAACAGACAATACTTACCGTGATGCGAATGTTGATTGGGAAAAAACCCAACAATTAATTTCAAAAGGCGTAAAGAAAAAAGCACTCAATATCACTCAAGGATTTTTAGGGTCGGATGAAAATAATTTTACCACAACTTTAGGCCGTGAGGGTTCCGATTATACCGCCGCGATTTTTGCCTATTGCTTAAATGCAGAAAGCGTAACCATCTGGAAAGACGTTCCGGGTGTGATGAATGCCGATCCGAGATATTTTGAAAATGCGATTTTGTTAAACCAAATTTCTTATCGCGAAGCCATAGAGTTAGCGTTTTACGGCGCAACAGTAATTCACCCAAAAACGTTACAACCGTTACAGAAAAAAGAAATTCCGTTGCATGTAAAATCATTTATCAATCCGCTATTGCCGGGAACCAGCGTTTCCAAAGGAAAAGATTTAGAGCCGCATACACCATGTTATATCGTTAAAAGAGACCAATTGTTGATTTCGTTATCCTCTATCGATTTCTCTTTTATTATGGAAGAAAACATCAGCGAAATTTTTGCCTTGTTCCACCAATACAAAATGAAAGTGAGTTTGATTCAGAACTCGGCCATTAGTTTTTCAGTAAGTATCGAAGATAAATTTGGCAATTTCAACGAGTTGAAAGCCATTTTGTCTAAAAAATTTAAAGTAGCTTACAACGAAAACGTGTCTTTATATACCATTCGTCACTTCAATAAAGAAGCCGCCGAAATGGTGGAGAAAGGCAAAACGGTATTGTTAAAACAGATTTCGAGAGAAACCATGCAAGTGGTGACGAAAGAGTAA
- a CDS encoding GNAT family N-acetyltransferase: MNIRKGTKNDMKAVLDLIRELAVFEKEPDAVVVTVADLERDGFGENPLFYTFVAEVGGDPSDSEQAKQIVGMALYDYRYSTWKGKTIHLEDLIVKEKMRGTGLGFALYTKIMEQGKADNVRRIEWNVLDWNTPAVEFYKKSGAKVLEDWDVVQMDEQGISNFLRDLKIK; encoded by the coding sequence ATGAACATCCGAAAAGGGACAAAAAACGACATGAAGGCCGTACTGGATTTAATCCGAGAATTGGCAGTTTTTGAAAAAGAACCTGATGCAGTTGTCGTAACAGTAGCCGATTTGGAACGTGATGGTTTTGGTGAAAATCCATTGTTCTACACTTTCGTAGCTGAGGTTGGTGGCGACCCGAGCGATAGCGAACAGGCGAAGCAGATCGTTGGAATGGCGTTGTATGATTATCGTTATTCGACTTGGAAAGGGAAAACTATTCATTTGGAGGATTTAATTGTCAAAGAAAAAATGCGCGGCACCGGTTTGGGATTTGCTTTGTATACCAAAATTATGGAACAAGGCAAAGCAGACAACGTTCGAAGAATCGAATGGAATGTCTTAGATTGGAATACGCCGGCGGTAGAATTTTATAAAAAATCGGGGGCGAAAGTCTTAGAAGATTGGGACGTTGTTCAAATGGACGAGCAAGGAATTTCCAATTTTCTGAGAGATCTGAAAATCAAATAA